In Carya illinoinensis cultivar Pawnee chromosome 7, C.illinoinensisPawnee_v1, whole genome shotgun sequence, the following are encoded in one genomic region:
- the LOC122317210 gene encoding c-Myc-binding protein homolog has product MMRYKEEKEVKKEAFRKYLESSGVLDALTKVLVSLYEQNDKPSSALEFIQQKLGGPSVSEYEKLQAEMSNLQIRYDELLAEHQQTCKELEELKISNAMEMPLTKETIDEKAHKVVL; this is encoded by the exons ATGATGCGATACAAGGAG GAAAAAGAGGTGAAGAAAGAAGCATTCAGGAAATATTTGGAGTCAAGTGGGGTTCTTGATGCTCTAACCAAag TTCTGGTTTCATTGTATGAGCAGAATGACAAACCTTCCTCTGCCCTTGA ATTCATCCAACAAAAATTAGGTGGTCCATCAGTGTCAGAATATGAAAAGCTACAAGCTGAAATGTCAAATTTGCAAATAAGATACGATGAGCTTTTAGCAGAACACCAACAAACTTGCAAAGAG TTGGAGGAACTTAAGATTTCAAATGCCATGGAAATGCCATTAACAAAGGAGACCATTGATGAGAAGGCTCATAAGGTTGTGCTTTGA